The Chlorocebus sabaeus isolate Y175 chromosome 20, mChlSab1.0.hap1, whole genome shotgun sequence genomic sequence GCTGGCTCTAGAGTCAGAATACTTGGGattaaatcctggctctactcCTCACTGTGTATTCTCCAGTTTCCTTGGTTGGGTTGAgaactaaatgagaaaatgtaataAAGCAATTAGAACTGTTCCTGGCATGTACATAGTAACTGCTCAGTTAACATTAGTTCTACTAGTTCAATCAATTAGTTCTATTAGTTCAATTCTATTAGTTCAATTAAAATTAGtttagactgaaaaaaaaaaaaaaaaaaacgataatGATgttgaaaagaaaggagagaactaGGCACTCACACGCCATCATACACCATTGGTAGAAGTACAAAGTGGTGCAATGTATTTCAATGGTAATTTGACATTATCTACTTATTTTAAACACACAAACCCGTTTGACTTtgcaatgtacttttaaaaatttatcctaCAGATCACGTatgtacataaaaatacatacataaatgttcataaagATACACAGGGATTTTTCATTACAGCAATGTCCTTAATAGCAAAAGACTATAAATAACCTAAATGGTCATCCATATGGGTCTGAATAAACTATGGTGCATCccaaaatggaatactatattATGATAAAAACATAATCCCCAAGATAGtcaaaaaagcaaatcaaaaagcAATGTGGACAGCTCTCTCATTAGTGTTTGTATGCATAGGATATTTCTGGAAGGAGACACAAGAAATGAATAACAGTAGTTGCCCTGAGGAGCAAGACTGAGAGTTGAAATCAAATGGAGATTTGCTTTTCACTGACCATCCTGTAAACATGAAACTTTTTTCCATGTACATTACTTTTGCAGTTGAACAAAaactgttaacttttaaaaatgagtatagTCATCATTTATCATTACATCCCTATCAGAAAAGCAGAAGGAGGCATATCAACTGAAAATTCTAAGAGAAATAATGCTAGCCTATCACTGCAGCTTAAAGGGCCAAAATGGATATCCTAAAGCAAAGATAGTCTTTGGTCCTTAAAGAACTCTTCTGTCTTCCACTCCTCTAGACAGTGATAAGAACCACAGGGACTAAGCACATGAGTTATCTTTCGAGATCTCACATTATCCAGGTATTAACTCCGGAGCCTCTAAAACAAGAGCTGTTCTTCCCTCCATCTGCAGAACATAAGAGTGCACTTACACTTGGTGTGTTGGTTTAAGATGAGGATTTTGGGGGAAGAATGAAGAGAAGGGACTGATGGacacattttgttcttttgtttgttttttttttttttgagatggagtctcgcactgtcacccaggctggaatgcagtggcgcgatctctgctcattgcaagctccgcctcctgggttcaagcaattctcctgcctcagcctcccaagtagctaggattagaggtatGTGCCACcgtacctgcctaatttttgtatttttagtagagacagggtttctccatgttggccaggctggtctcgaactcctgatctcgtgatccacctgccttggcctcccaaagtgctgggattgtaggcatgagccaccatgtccgaccTGGATCTACTGTATAATGCTCTCCTGGTCCTAATGATATCTTTGGGCaacttatttctttgtttttccctttcatCTTGACACCTTATATATAAATTCACTTTACAATTCACAAAGCACAGTTCTGCTTACTCATTAATTCTCCTAGCCACCTCGTAGACTGGTATTACAATACCATTTTAGATGAGTTTCAGAGGGGTTTCCTTGTCCCACAAATATTAGGCTGATGTCCTGGCACCCCCTGTTGAAGTCTCCAAACCTGATGCTTTCTACTCTGTGACTTTCTCTCTTCATTCCTGCTCAATCTCCCTGCACCAGCACCCGATTCCATTTTATTCCAGTCAACACAAAACACCTGTGTTCTTATGTGCTGTGATTCTAAGACAGTGACAGAGGAAATTATTTAAGGACCAAGGACAGGATATGTTTTTCCTTCTGGGGACAGATTTGAGCtagttgctttttaaatattgttcCTTTGTTATTCTGCCTGATAATGTAGGGGGCCTTATAAACAGGATCTCACCagtattgaatacctactatgctATGATGTTGTCAAGACACTATTCATTTTATCTCACTTACCCTGTAAAAGCAGGCTCTATAATCTCCACAATACAAATGAGTTGATAGAAATTTAGTGAAGACAAGTCAGTTGTTTACTGTCATATAGCTCCTATGTTCCCATGTTGAATAAGGATTCAACCCCCAGTATCTGGCTCTGCATCCTGTGGTACATTACACCATGTCGTCCAACAAACATAGCTCTCAGGGTTACATCATTTGTTAAAGTGGTTAAAAACCCCAATCAAAGGCCACATGGAAGTTCTTAAGCAGGGGTAGGTTATGCCAGAAAAACAGTAGCTACTATTCAGCTAATTTTCTCATATTTACccagtctctaaaataaaatgagttttattttctttcccgtctctaaaataaaaatgaatctaaGTTCCAGAGAAAACAAATGGGGGCAGTGTGAACCAAGGAAATGAATAAGCAGCAGCAGAAGGGAAAGGCAGCCTCTGCTGATTGGGAGGTAGTCCCAGGAGGTTGGCCTTCTGCAGTTGCCAAGCAACGAGTGTAAATAGCACAAGATCATGGCCACTAACTACAGTGCCAACCAGGTAAGTTCCCATTCTCCATTTCTTTAaagtttacttttgtttttcagattctatctttgGACTGTCCCCTCTCGTAGGATTCTGATCTCAGATAGCTGAGAGTGGAGTGAGATAATATTTTACCTCCTCAGGGATAGAGCCCAGGGGCTATCCAAAGGTATCTCTGAGTTAAATTTGTAGGGTGTAAACCAGaagttggcaattttttttttctgtaaaagggcAGAGCGTAAAAATTTTAGGCTTAGGCCAAGTGGCAAAGTCAAAAATATTCTATAGCTACTTACataattaaaggaaaacatttttccataaatttttGACAAATTCAAAATATAACTGAGTACAATTTTTTGTACTACTAATGAAAATAATGGAATTTTGGGGGTTGAGAAAACATTTCACTTAACTGGGATTCAAAGTTAGTGTTCCATTTTACTGAATCAATTGTAAATGTTCATCTATAAAAATCGTCCTTACTCTCAGGCCATCCCCAAACAGGCAGCAATATGGATATGGCCCATAGGCCATAGTTTACCAACTCCTGATCTAGACCAGTGCTGCCGAACAAAACGAGTGCGAGccacaaatgtaattttaaattttctagtagctacatgaaaaacttaaaacataaaatttaaatatattgaatttaACCCGATAAAtccaaatattatttcaacatttaatcagtattttaaaaattataatcagacattttacattcttttattgTACTAAATCTTCAAAACCTGCTGGATGTTGTAGCTTGCgtccataatcccaacactttgggagactgaggcagaaggatcacttgaggccagaagtttgagaccaccctgggcaatatggtgaaacctcatctctacaagtaaattaaaaaattatctgggcatggtgacatgcacctgtagtcccagctacttgtgagtctgagggaggaggattgcttgaacccaggtgtccaaggctgcagtgagctagggtTGCCACTGACGCCAACCCAGGTGGCAgaccaagatcctgtctcaaaaaaaaaaaaaaaagaaagaaagaaagaaaaagacaaaacttcAAAATTCAGCATATTTCATACTTATAAAGCACCTCAATTTGAACTAGTCATATTTCAGGTGTTCAACAGCTCCATGTGGCTACTGGCTCCATGCTGAACAGCACACATCTAGACCAAACAGATTACACCCTTGTCATAGTGACTCAAAGCCTACATGGTTGGTCAGGCCTTTGGTCTTCAAATCTAAAGAATTGTGCCTAGTCATCATTTCCTGGGTTTGGGGCCTTGAAGTCTCACATCACAGGGATACTTATCTTTCTCTCCACAGTATGAAAAGGCTTTCTCATCCAAGTATCTGCAGAACTGGTCTCCGGCTAAGCCAACAAAAGAGGTATTCCATGTTCAGTGCACCTACAAGATAGCCTCATGCTCTCCCTGTCAATTAACTCCTTTTAGCCTTCTCTAAACTCCCATATCCTTCTCTGACCAAGCTCCCCAAATACTCCTTTTTTCCCCACTCAGAAACATTTATCTCTCCCATTTGTACCCCAGAGCATCTCTTCTCATGAAGGCTACACTCAAATTATTGCCAATGATCGTGGTCATCTACTGCCTTCTGTGCCCCGTTCCAAGGTGAGATACTATCTTCATTCCTATCAAGAAAGGCAAATAATTGAGGCACAGAACTGGGAGATGTGCAGTCTCTCACAGCCATTATCAGGAAAATTAAAGTTTAATCTAATTCATGTTGTAATGTAAGAGCCCTTGAACTTCCGGCCAGCTTACCCAACAGGATAGAGTTGTGTTTAGTACCTTTCAGAAGTTCTTAAATTGATCAATGATCTGTATAAAAGAAAGCCTTCAGGTGATGACATTTGTGCAGTGGGTACTCCTTTGCCACACTCAGCCTAAGGATGCGGAATTTAAGTTGGCAGAGTAAAGGGGATGAAAAAATtaggcctgcaaagcctaaatgAGGGAGGGGGATAAGGAAGGGTGGGAAGATTATGCTTTCAGTCTTATTTCATAACCATGCATTCCTAAAGAATGGAAATAAGACTAACAGAGGTCTAAGTCAGTTACCAGGAGTGAGAAGCCCTATTGAggaattccttttcattttcaggCAAATCCTTGGGGTTCCTTCATGGGCACCTGGCAAATGCCTCTGAAGATACCCCCTGCTCGGGTGACCCTGACCTCCCGTACAACTGCTGGTGCTGCCTCCCTCACCAAATGGATACAGAAAAATTCTGATTTACTCAAGGCCTCCAACGGGCTGCGTCCTGAAATCTTAGGCAAGGTATCTATTCTTCCCATCTAATCCAAAACCCTGTTGTCTCAATTTCTTTTCAACTTCAAAAAATGTCTGCTGTTATGCCACCACTAACCCAACAGGGGGGACCTCTAACCAAATCGTCTTATCCTGACTAGTCCCTAATCACCTTCTGAGGCCTGAAGGGATGGGCTAAGGACATCTCACCCTTAACAGTAGAAAATGATCTAATCTCAAGGTGGGGGAGGGTAGTTAGAGAAATCAAATTTAACTTTCCTTATTTGAAACTTGATCTACTGCCCATGGTATGGGGAGAAAGGGAGTTAGAATCCTGAGGTGCATTGGGAATGATCCGGGCCCGACCAGAGACATGACTGTCTCTTCCACTCTATCACTGACAGCCCCATGATCCAGACAGTCAGAAGAAACTCAGGAAGAAGTCTATCACAAAGACCGTACAACAAGCACTAAGTCCAACCATAATTCCAAGCTCCCCAGCTGCCAACCTCAATTCCCCAGATGAACTCCGAAGCTCACACCCCTCTGCAGGTCATACTCCAGGTCCCCAAAGCCCAGCCAAATCCTAAGAGCCCACCTGGAAGTCCACGTATGCTAGAACTCTGGGCAGGGCCTAATCTAGCTGAGGTCCAGAAATACAAACCTGGAATTTCATATGGACCAAGTGGCCACACACTGAAAAACCTGTATAGCGACCTAGTGAAATAAACA encodes the following:
- the CFAP126 gene encoding protein Flattop, whose amino-acid sequence is MATNYSANQYEKAFSSKYLQNWSPAKPTKESISSHEGYTQIIANDRGHLLPSVPRSKANPWGSFMGTWQMPLKIPPARVTLTSRTTAGAASLTKWIQKNSDLLKASNGLRPEILGKPHDPDSQKKLRKKSITKTVQQALSPTIIPSSPAANLNSPDELRSSHPSAGHTPGPQSPAKS